A genomic region of Metopolophium dirhodum isolate CAU chromosome 1, ASM1992520v1, whole genome shotgun sequence contains the following coding sequences:
- the LOC132936423 gene encoding transcription initiation factor TFIID subunit 9-like, with translation MASSQGKHMPKDTQIIVSIMKDLGIVDFEPQVLNHLLELNHRYTTLLLDDAKTFSNFAKKKSVDADDVKVAIQLAQDGIFCRPPPRDMLMTASREVNKIPLPPVRPASGLRVPQDRSTFLQTNYRLKNDLYSGGNMRKDTKTTAAEMLEASRKLQSEDNPFQQSSQMMNNSMEFDLEEIIENCQSSQASIGENEKDEITTYSDIAFDDIVEKQLDM, from the exons ATGGCGTCTTCACAAGGAAAACATATGCCCAAAGACACTCAAATTATTGTGTCGATTATGAAAGATTTAGGTATTGTTGATTTTGAACCACAAGTTTTAAATCATCTCTTGGAGTTAAACCACA gATACACAACGCTACTGTTGGACGATGCTAAGACATTTTCAAACTTTGCGAAAAAGAAGAGTGTTGATGCCGACGATGTGAAAGTAGCAATACAATTGGCACAAGATGGAATATTTTGTCGACCTCCTCCACGCGAT atgctAATGACAGCAAGTCGTGAAGTAAACAAAATCCCATTACCTCCAGTAAGGCCTGCTAGTGGACTGCGAGTTCCTCAGGATCGTTCAACTTTCTTACAAACAAACTACAGGCTTAAAAATGATTTG TATTCTGGAGGAAATATGCGTAAGGACACTAAAACAACAGCTGCAGAAATGTTGGAGGCGTCTAGAAAATTACAATCCGAAGATAATCCTTTCCAGCAgt CTAGTCAAATGATGAACAATTCAATGGAGTTTGATTTGgaagaaattattgaaaattgtcaAAGCAGTCAAGCCAGCATTGGAGAAAATGAAAAAGATGAAATCACTACATACTCTGATATTgcatttgatgatattgttgAAAAACAACTTGATATGTAA